A region of Chelonia mydas isolate rCheMyd1 chromosome 7, rCheMyd1.pri.v2, whole genome shotgun sequence DNA encodes the following proteins:
- the LOC102946959 gene encoding RNA-binding protein 14 isoform X9 — MRPGVKLFVGNVPEEATAEELGELFTGAVGPVLGVALMKQFAFVHLRDEAAAVRAIAQLNGHQLHGRRIVVEPSRPRPTNTCKIFVGNVSAACTSGELRALFQQYGPVVECDVVKEGS; from the coding sequence ATGCGTCCTGGAGTGAAGCTGTTCGTGGGGAACGTGCCCGAGGAGGCCACGGCCGAGGAGCTGGGCGAACTGTTCACGGGCGCGGTAGGCCCGGTGCTCGGCGTGGCCCTCATGAAGCAGTTCGCCTTCGTGCACCTGCGGGATGAGGCGGCCGCTGTCCGCGCCATCGCCCAGCTCAACGGGCACCAGCTGCACGGCCGCCGCATCGTGGTAGAGCCGTCCCGCCCGCGGCCCACCAACACTTGCAAGATCTTCGTGGGTAACGTTTCGGCGGCCTGCACCAGTGGAGAGCTGCGTGCGCTCTTCCAGCAGTACGGGCCCGTGGTGGAGTGCGACGTGGTGAAAG
- the LOC102946959 gene encoding RNA-binding protein 14 isoform X10 produces MRPGVKLFVGNVPEEATAEELGELFTGAVGPVLGVALMKQFAFVHLRDEAAAVRAIAQLNGHQLHGRRIVVEPSRPRPTNTCKIFVGNVSAACTSGELRALFQQYGPVVECDVVKGG; encoded by the coding sequence ATGCGTCCTGGAGTGAAGCTGTTCGTGGGGAACGTGCCCGAGGAGGCCACGGCCGAGGAGCTGGGCGAACTGTTCACGGGCGCGGTAGGCCCGGTGCTCGGCGTGGCCCTCATGAAGCAGTTCGCCTTCGTGCACCTGCGGGATGAGGCGGCCGCTGTCCGCGCCATCGCCCAGCTCAACGGGCACCAGCTGCACGGCCGCCGCATCGTGGTAGAGCCGTCCCGCCCGCGGCCCACCAACACTTGCAAGATCTTCGTGGGTAACGTTTCGGCGGCCTGCACCAGTGGAGAGCTGCGTGCGCTCTTCCAGCAGTACGGGCCCGTGGTGGAGTGCGACGTGGTGAAAG